Proteins found in one Miscanthus floridulus cultivar M001 chromosome 4, ASM1932011v1, whole genome shotgun sequence genomic segment:
- the LOC136551815 gene encoding WAT1-related protein At4g28040-like, producing MAGAGAPWLERCGPSVWMLLVQLFYALVDVALKTAYGLGMRPILFVTYRQGIAAATLLLASLATRGCTLRPMAVGARGFALLFAASLATATGQYFYFQGLHLASPSMARATTNLAPGITFAIAAVIGLEKVDIRSLRSVAKIVGTAICLAGAASMAFFKGPGLLGAALLSATSDSDWVKGGIYLVGNAICVSIWYILQVPVCKSYLDPLSVATWMCFLATLQCAAMALFLEPNYLEIWKLTSFWEFPCILYGGVFASGANFFLQSWCIAVKGPLYSAIFTPLSAVITAILSTLFLHEQLHVGSVLGAVTIIVGLYVVLWGKADDTKGRDHQSSDSKQTVVADCIAVRVETRTNLSEPLLPTTADANTQLF from the exons ATGGCAGGCGCCGGCGCCCCGTGGCTGGAGCGGTGCGGGCCGAGCGTGTGGATGCTGCTGGTGCAGCTGTTCTACGCGCTGGTGGACGTGGCGCTCAAGACGGCGTACGGGCTCGGCATGCGCCCCATCCTCTTCGTCACCTACCGCCAGGGGATCGCCGCCGCCACGCTCCTCCTCGCGTCGCTCGCCACCAGGGGGTGCACGCTGCGGCCCATGGCCGTCGGCGCGCGGGGCTTCGCGCTCCTCTTCGCGGCCTCCCTAGCCAC CGCCACAGGTCAATACTTCTACTTTCAGGGCCTCCACCTGGCTTCGCCGTCCATGGCCAGGGCCACCACCAACCTCGCCCCCGGCATCACCTTCGCCATCGCCGCCGTCATCGG GCTAGAGAAGGTGGATATCAGAAGCTTGAGGAGCGTCGCCAAGATCGTGGGCACCGCCATCTGCCTCGCCGGAGCAGCATCCATGGCGTTCTTCAAGGGCCCAGGGCTCCTTGGCGCGGCTCTTCTCTCGGCGACCAGCGACAGCGACTGGGTCAAAGGAGGCATCTACCTCGTGGGAAATGCTATCTGCGTCTCCATCTGGTACATCTTGCAG GTGCCGGTCTGCAAATCGTACCTTGATCCTCTATCTGTTGCCACCTGGATGTGCTTCTTGGCGACCTTGCAATGCGCGGCGATGGCGCTCTTCCTGGAGCCCAATTACCTGGAGATCTGGAAGCTTACATCGTTCTGGGAGTTCCCCTGCATCTTATATGGA GGCGTGTTTGCGTCTGGCGCCAACTTTTTCCTCCAATCATGGTGCATAGCCGTGAAAGGACCCCTCTACAGCGCCATCTTTACGCCGCTGAGTGCTGTGATTACAGCAATATTATCCACGCTCTTCCTGCATGAACAGCTCCATGTTGGAAG CGTCTTAGGTGCAGTAACGATCATCGTTGGCTTGTACGTCGTGTTGTGGGGTAAAGCGGATGATACGAAGGGCAGAGATCACCAATCCAGTGATTCCAAGCAGACAGTAGTTGCGGATTGCATTGCTGTCAGAGTAGAGACTCGAACCAATCTTTCAGAACCATTGCTACCGACGACGGCGGATGCTAATACTCAGTTATTCTGA